GCCCACCACGATAGGGGTCAGCACAGCTGGGAAAACTACCAGGTCGCGTGTGCAGAGGGTAGGATAGATGCCTGCTTCTCTTTGTTTAATCAGCACGGATGCATCACCTTCGAAGTCGGCAATCATCTGGATTCGTGTATTTGAATTATCGTTCATATTTGTTAAATAAACACTTTTTGGGGGTGTAAATTTGATGAATATACTTTTTTAGTTTGCAAAGTTAGTGATTTTTAGCGAAAATCCCATCTATTTTTCCGAAAAACTCCTCTTTATTATATTTTATTTTTAATAGAGGAGGGTAAATGTAATAAAATGCTTAAATTTGCGTTATGATTTTAAGTAAAAAAGTTAGGATAAATGGCAGAATTTAAGTTTAAGCAATTTGAAATTCACCAAGACCGTTGTGCCATGAAGGTGGGTACGGATGGTGTGCTGCTGGGGGCATGGGCTCCTGGCGGCAAGCGTATATTGGATATTGGTTCCGGAACAGGACTCATTTCGCTGATGATGGCGCAACGCTGCCAGGAGGCACAGGTGATAGGTGTTGATCTGGATGCTGAGGCTTGTGAAGAGGCTTGCGAGAATGTGGCGGCTAGTCCCTTCGCCGACAGGGTGAGCATAGTGTGCTGCCGCTTGCAGAATTATGAATCGGCAGAGAAATTTGATGCCATCGTAAGTAATCCTCCCTTCTTCTTGAATAGTCTGAAAAATCCAGACAGTAAAAGGTCGATGGCCCGCCATGCTGACAGCTTGCCGTTTAGGGATCTTTTTCTGGGGGTAAAACGATTGCTTTCTGAAGAGGGCGTGTTCTCGGCAATAGTTCCGTCGGAAGTACTGGATGCTTTTACGTCAGAAGCCTATCTGCTAGGCTTTTGCCTTGTTCGCCAATGTGGGGTTAAAACGGTGGAACGGAAGCAGCCTAAGCGCTTTATGCTGACCTTTGCCAGACATAGAACGATGAAAATGGAAAATACGATTGAGGTAATGATGGATTCTGACGGAAATCGGTCGGAATGGTATACGAAAATTACGGAGGAATTCTATGTAAGTTAATCTTGATAGTAAGCTAATCTTGATAAGAAGATAGATGATAGTAGCTTTATATCCAAGATGTTGTTTTTGAATAAAAAACAGGAGTTGGAAGTTAGAAGTTGCAGGAGGTATAATCACGCCTGCAAAATTTTCTGATTTCCAACTCCTGTCATTTTAAAGGTTCAATTTGCGTTGCACCAGTTTGCTGATGGCTTCAACTCGCTTGCTCTGTCGCTGGATATCCTTCTGGATGTCATCGCGAACCACATTGATGTCGTTGAAGAAATCTGCAAAGGCCGATTGAATCATGTTGGGCTTGCGGACATTTTTATCGGCAAACGGATTGATGATCATCTTGATGCCTTTCTCTTCCAGATGCACGTCAATGTCGGCGCCAGTCATCACCGGGTCGCCGTCGTAATGGATAACACCCGGCTTGCTGCGTGAAATGTGGAGCTTTTTGCAGCGAAACGACTTTATCTTGGAGTTCTTGTCGAGTGTCTTGTTGAACATGTCGAAACTAACCTGTGATGCCTCCAGAACATCGAATGGTTCCATGATGACAACGTCCATCAGGCCATCGCTCATGGATGCCTGCGGGGCAATGTAGGCATTGTTGCCATATTGCGAGGCGTTGGCGCAGGAAATGAGGAAGGCCTTGTATTGCTTGGTGCCTGTCTCGTCTTCCAGCGTATAGGTCTCCGGCTCATATTTCAGTCCCTCTCTGAGAATGTTCTCTGCATAACTGATTGGTCCTCGCTTTCCGCTCTCGGCAAATTTCATGCTGACGAAGGCGTCGAATCCCATTCCGCAGGTGCAGAAGAAAGGGTAGTCGTTGATGACTCCATAGTCAAGGTCGCGTATCTGGCAAGCATTGATTACCTCGATGCTCTTTTTCAAGTTCATAGGCAAAAGCAGGTGGCGCGCCAGTCCGTTGCCGGAACCGCAAGGCAGGATGCCCAGGGCTGTATCTGAATGGACGATGGATCGGGCTACTTCGTTGACGGTGCCGTCGCCACCCACTGCCACCACGATGTCGGCATGGTCGTCTCTGGCTTCGGCTGCAATCTCAGATGCGTGCCCGGCCCTTTCGGTTAACCTTATCTCGTACTCGAACAGCTCCTTGTCCAAAGTAGAATCTATCAAACTGGGAACAGCTGCTTTGCTGCTGGTTCCAGAAATCGGGTTCATGATGAAAACTATCTTTTTTTTCATATCTTAGTCAAGAAAACGTAATATTTAAAGTGCAAAAGTAATAAAAATCTCTAAAATAGCAAGAAATATCCATTAAAAAAACTCTAAAAGTAAACTTTCTTAGGAAAAAAGCGGTTATATTAGTCTTTTTTTGTATCTTTGCACCCTGAAACTTAGAATAAATATAAAAAGAAAATAAAGTACACCTATTTATAATGGGACAATTACAAGAAAGATACAAGAATTATCGTGTTCCTCAGAAGTATATGGATGCCGGTGTGTATCCATACTTCCGCGAGATCACAAGTAAGCAGATGACAGAAGTTACCGACATCGACGGACACCACATCCTGATGTTCGGTTCTAATGCTTATCAGGGTTTGACAAACGACCAGCGTGTCATCGATGCAGCCAAGGCTGCTCTTGACAAGTATGGCTCAGGCTGTGCGGGTAGTCGTTTCCTCAATGGTACCCTCGATTTACATGTACAGCTCGAGAAGGAGCTTGCAGAGTTTATGGGTAAGGACGAGACATTGTGCTTCTCTACTGGTTTCTCTGTGAACCAGGGTGTGTTGGCATGTGTTGTGGGTCGCGGTGATTATATCATCTGCGACGACCGTGACCACGCCAGTATCGTAGATGGCCGCCGTCTCTCATTCGCTACCCAGCTTCACTACAAGCACAACGACATGGAAGATTTGGAGCGCGTGCTCTCTAAGCTTCCTGAGAATGCTGTCAAGCTCATCGTGGTTGATGGCGTATTCTCTATGGAGGGTGATTTGGCCAACTTGCCTGAGATTGTAAAGCTCAAGCATAAGTACAACTGCTCTATCATGGTGGATGAGGCTCATGGTCTCGGTGTATTCGGTAAGCAGGGACGTGGTGTCTGCGACCACTTCGGCTTGACAGATGAGGTAGACCTTATCATGGGTACATTCTCTAAGAGTTTGGCTTCTATCGGTGGTTTCATCGCATCAGACAAGGATACTATCAACTTCCTCCGTCACAACTGCCGTACTTACATCTTTAGTGCATCCAATACTCCAGCAGCTACCGCTGCTGCTCTTGAGGCACTCCACATCATTCAGAAAGAGCCAGAGCGTTTCAAGAATCTGTGGGATGTAACTAACTATGCCTTGAAGCGTTTCCGCGAGGAGGGTTTTGAGATTGGTGAGACCGAGAGTCCTATCATTCCTCTCTACGTTCGCGATGCTGAGAAGACATTCGTTGTTACTAAGTTGGCTTACGATGCGGGTGTATTCATCAATCCGGTTATTCCTCCAGCATGTGCTCCACAGGATACATTGGTACGTTTTGCCCTCATGGCAACTCATACCAAGGATCAGGTAGAGAAGGCTGTTCAGATTTTGAAGAAGATTTTCGTAGAGGAAGGAATCATCAAGGCGTAATGGCAATAAGGATGGCGATAGCTGATTTCTCAGAATCGCTATATATAATAAGGTATAAAGGGCAGCTTTTTCGGAAGTTGCCCTTTTATTTTGGGCAAAAAACAAGAAAATGAATATTTTTTTGAAAAAAGTTGCCCGAAAATTTGGTGGAATCAGAAAATTGTTGTACCTTTGCACCCGCAATTCAGAAATGATGCTTACGCTAACAAAGATAAGTTGCGGTGAGAATGAAAGCGGGGTGTAGCGCAGCCCGGTAGCGCTCCTGTTTTGGGAACAGGTGGTCGCAGGTTCGAATCCTGTCGCCCCGACTCAATCTTCTCTAGTGACGGATAGCATAAGTAAAAGCGGGGTGTAGCGCAGCCCGGTAGCGCTCCTGTTTTGGGAACAGGTGGTCGCAGGTTCGAATCCTGTCGCCCCGACTTGATTGTTTCTGATGATAAATTGCTAATGTAGAAGCGGGGTGTAGCGCAGCCCGGTAGCGCTCCTGTTTTGGGAACAGGTGGTCGCAGGTTCGAATCCTGTCGCCCCGACATTCAAGAAAGCTAAGAAGATTAAATCTTCTTAGCTTTCTTGCTTTATATAAGTTTAATTTAAAAATGTTACTATCATGATTATTACGATTGCGCGCCAGTGTGGATGTGGCGCTGTTCGTGTGGGCAGGTTGCTTGCTGAACATTATGGTATTCCTTTCTATACCCGTAAAAATTTGATGGAAATGGCTGAAGAGCGTGGAATCCTTGACGAGATGGAGGCTTTCTTCGATGAAACTCCTGTGGATGAATTGCTCTTTTCTATGTCTTCCCTAGGTGAGAACCAGAAACTGCTCACCGAAAAACCTCTTCATGCTTTGGCGGATATGATCGGACAGGAGAATTGTATCATCATCGGACGCTGTGGAAATTATATCTTCAGAGAGCGCAAGGATCTGGTATCCGTGTTCCTGAAAGGTGGTCTGGAGGCTCGTATCGAGGAAATCCAGGAGGAACAGGGATTAACCCGTAATGAGGCTGCCGAGTTTGTGGAACATGCCGATTATTGCCGTGTAGCTTATCACCAGTATTATACCGGACTAACATGGGGTAATGCGGATGATTATGACGTTTGTCTGGATACGGTTCGCCTGGGCGTAGAGAAGACGGCAAGTGCCATTGAGACTTATGTAGAAGCGGTATTGTAAAAGTAAGGAGTTACCTGTTAGGAGGTTTTAAAGGACTACTAACGGTCAGGTTCAAAAAATAGTATTTAGGATGAAATTTTTAATTCAGTTTTTAATTATCATTGCATTCTCTTTTGCGGGAGAATTGCTCCATTATCTGCTGCCGCTGCCTATCCCTGCCAGCATCTATGGCATCGTCTTGCTCTTTGCGGCTTTGGAGTTGAAGTTGGTCAAGGTGAAGCATATCAGGGAGACGAGTGGTTTTCTGATTGCCATCATGCCTGTGATGTTTATTCCTGCTGCAGTGGGTCTCATTGATTCCTGGCAGTCGATTGCCGGCGCATGGCTGCAGTATGTTGTCGTTACCGTGGTCAGCACCTTCGTGGTTATGGGGGCTTCGGGATGGATTACGCAGTTTGTTATCAGAAAGGGAAAGGAGGCGAAGAAATGATGTCGCTTTTCTTATCTTCTGTTGCCATGCTGGGTGCTTCGGTTCCGTTGTTCCAGGATTCCGTATTTTTCGGAGTTCTCATCAGTCTGGCTGCATACGCCATCGGTATGTTGCTGAAGGTAAAGACAGGATGGTCGCTGATGAACCCGTTGCTTATCTCTATCATCTTGGTGATTGTTACCTTGCTGATTACTGGGGTAGACTACAAGACGTATAGTGCGGGTGCCAACTGCATCAGTTATCTGCTTACTCCTGCAACCATTTGTCTGGCTGTGCCGCTTTATCAGCAGGTAGAGTTGCTCAAGAAGAATTATCGTGCTGTATTGATTGGTATCCTGGCGGGTGTGTTGGCAAGTCTCTGTTCTGTCTTGATTCTGGCTTTGCTCTTCCATTTCGACCATGCGGCTTACGTCACCTTCCTTCCGAAGTCTATCACCACCGCCATCGGTATCGGTGTTTCTGAGGAGTTGGGAGGTCATGTTTCCGTAACTGTAGTGGTTATCATCGTAACGGGTGTCCTGGGCAATATCTTTGCAGAGAAATTCCTCAAGCTGCTCTGCATCAAGGAACCTATAGCCAAAGGTATCGCCATCGGATGTTCTGCCCATGCGCTGGGTACGGCGAAGGCGATGGAGATGGGTACCATCGAGGGTGCGATGAGTAGCCTTTCCATTGTGGTATGTGGTGTGATGACGGTGATTGGTTCTTCCATCTTCGCCATGTTCATGTAACCATGTAAGCAACATTTGCTTTCTTATCATCTTGGTTCATAAGAATCATGCAATATTTAGTCCCTTTTTTCGTTTTATAAATATGAAACGAAAAAAGGGATTTTTATATATATTAATAGGTGGTATGACTACTGCCTTCATGGTAAGTTGTGCTGATGATGAGAGTTTCTCATCATCCCGTAACGACTTGCTCGCTTTTTCCATGGATACAGTTTGCCTGGACACTACTTTCTCGAATGTGCCTACGCCAACCCGAAGCTTCTGGGTTTATAATCATACGGGAAAGGGATTGCGCTGTTCTTCTGTAAGATTGGAAAACGGAAATCAGACTGGGTATCGGGTGAATGTGGACGGTTCGTTTCTGGGGCAGACCGCTGGTTTCCAGACTCAGAATGTTGAGGTGCGCAAGGGTGATAGTATCCGTGTATTCGTGGAACTGACTTCTCGCCAGCAATATCAGGATGATCCGCAGCTGGTGGAAGATAATCTGCTCTTTCAATTGGAGAGTGGAGTGCAGCAGAAGGTGAACCTGAAGGCTTATTCGTGGGATGCCACTTTGCTGAACAATCCCACCATCAGGAAGGATTCTACCATCAGAGATAGCAAGCCGATTGTGATATACGGCGGAATGAAGGTGGACAGTTTGGCTACGCTTACTATTGGGGCTGGCACCCGACTGTATTTTCATGAGAATGCCGGGCTGAAGGTGTATGGAACCCTCCATGTTCAGGGTGAACAAGGCAAGGAGGTGGTGATGAGAGGAGATAGAATCGACAATATGTTTGATTATCTGCCTTACGACCGCACTCCGGGACAATGGCAAGGTATCCAGCTGATGGCATCATCATATAATAATGTCATCAACTATGCTGATATCCATAGCACCTATCATGGTATCCTTGTTGATTCATGCGATGTGACCAGGCAGAAACTCCTGGTGCAGAATGCTACGGTTCACAATTGTCAGGGCTATGGTATCCTCGTTGATTCTGCCAAGGTTCAGATATACAATAGTCAGATTTCCAACACGCTGGAGCATCCGCTTTATGTGCATGGTGGCGATGTGGAAGTGAATGGATGTACCATCGCTCAGTTCTATCCGTTTGATGGACGCCGTGCTACGGCTATCGGATTCATGCCTCCTGTCAGCAACCTCAAGGTGACGAACTCGCTTGTTACGGGCTACCACGACGATGAGGTGGTCTGGAGTGCGCCAAAGGAAGATGAAGTCTGCAATTTCAGTTTTGACCATTGTGTGCTGCGTACGGAAAAGATGGAGACAGACGACAGTCTGAAGTTCACGAACATCATATTTGAGGATGTGAAGGACACCACCCGATTTGGTGAGAAGCATTTCCGCCTGTTTGATACCGACAACTTGAAGTACGATTTCCGCCTCCGCAAGGAATCGGCTGCCATTGGAGCAGCAGATGCTGCCACCTCATTGCCTGCCGACCGCCTGGGATTTCGCCGTGACGACAAACCGGATGCGGGCTGCTATGAGTTTGAGGAACAGCTAGAAGAAAATGACAAGAAAGAATAGGATTGTGAGGGTAGGAATGATGGTGTTAGCCTTGATTCCTGTTCTTGCATTTGCAAAAGGGATGCAGATTGGAAAGATGGATAATCTGTCGTTGCCGGTTTCTTCCCAGCAGCAGAAGAAAGAAGATGCCGAACTGCTGGCAAGAGCACTGGATTATTTCGTTTCCAGGAAATATCATGAATGTCTGATTCTTCTGGAAAGGCTCGACAAGACCTATCGCCTGAATCCCAGATACAAGGCATACTTGGGAGTGTGCTATTATTATGAATGGGATTATGAGCAAACCATCAGGTGTCTCGACCCGGTTATCCCCCAGTTGGAGAACTTTGCGCCTCAGGAACGTTCTTTCTATTGCTGGGCTGATGCAGAGAGCCATTTCGGTTTGCAGCAATACGAATCGGCTTTGCCGCTTTATGAGCAGATGCTTTCTCTTTGTCAGGAGAATGAGAAGCCTGATGCCTATTATCGCTTGGGCTTCTGTCATCTTTTCCGGGCGAGGGATATGGAGAAATCTGCAAGTAGGGAAGAGATGATGGCAGAATATACGAAGGCTCGTGATTATCTGCGGAATGCATTGAAGGGTTACCTGCGTTATCGCAATACGGCAGATGAAAAGGCACGTATCGCCCAGATTCAGCACATGCTGAAGGGGATGAGGTGATCTGTTGTAATGAGGCAATCTGCTGTAATAAGGTAATCTTCAGTATCGCAGGAAACAAAGAGGATAACAATATAGAAAGAGGGCGTGTCATAGATTATCTACGACACGCCCTTTTTGCGTTTTATTCTTTCATGTTGGCATCTACGAATGAGAATGGCAACAAATCTTTGATACTTCCGAAGCAATAGATGCCAGCCTCGCCGTATAGCAGGATGCGTACAGGCTGCTTGTATCGGTCTTCCATCTCAAGAATCACCTGGCGGCAAGCACCACATGGCGATATGGGCGACTTGAGGAAGCCGTTCGCATTTCTGGCTGCTATGGCCAGGGTAGTGATGGCCTGCTCAGGATAGTTAGACTGAGCTCCGAAGATGGCACTTCTCTCTGCGCAGAGGCCAGAAGGGAAGGCTGCATTTTCCTGGTTGGCTCCAATGACGATTCTTCCGTCAGCAAGCAGGCAGGCAGCTCCTACATAGAAGTGACTATAGTTGGCATAGGAATTATGGGTAGCTTCCATTGCCTTCCTGATCAATGTCTGTTCCGTTTCATTCAGTTCAGATAGCTGGGCTATCTGGTAGTTGATGTTCAGTGTCTGCTCTTTCATAAGCTAAGTTATTTGGTGTAAAAGTCGATGATGTCTGTCAGGGCTTTTTTGCATACCGCACAGAAGTTTGGGGTTTCGTTGATGCGCATTCTGCAATCCTGTACGCCACGGTATACGCCCTTTACGCTATAGCCGGCTCCCTCGAAGACTCCCACTTTATTCACAGCCTCCTTTTCCTTCTTGGAAAGAGGTGTTGGTATTGGGGTGCCCTTCTTGATCATACCCTTCCATTTGCTGTCGAAGTCAACCAAGGTGGTGATGTTCTTCTCCCATGGTTCCACGTCGTGAGGATACATTGGGATGGCTTCTGATTCGTAGGCATATTCATCGGCAAGTCCGGCGAAGGAATGTCCGAATTCATGTACTACCACTGGCTTGAACCATTTCTGATGACAGGTGGTCAGATTGTATGAGTTCAGGATACCGCCGCCGCCATATCTGGTGGAATTTACGAGAACGATGATGTGCTCGTAGGGTGTTCCTGCCAGACAATTGTGCAGATCCTTCAGATGCAGGGTGGTGAGATAGCGTTCACTATAGAAGGTGTCGAAGTGGGAACTCAGAGCGGTCTTCTTCCAGATACCCTTGCCTGGTTCGCTGGTACCACTATCCTGCGATACCGATTTCACAGCAACAACGTTGAATCTGTCTTTCATGCTCTTGAAAGGCTCGTGTGCAAAGATGGCGTCGTTGGCTTCCTTGGCATCCTGCAGGAAGATAGGCATCTCTTCTTCCGTATATCCTTCTGCCACGTAGGCGATGTGGATGCACTTGTTGGTATCCGCTGCCGCCTGCAAGGTTTCGTATGGGGTAGGATTGTCGCCCTTGTGATGAATCAGAATGTCTTTAGGTGCTACCTGATGGGTGAGCGATGTCATGATTTCGCGGCGGTTGTTGCGCAGGTCAAGGGTGATATCTACCGTATCCTTTGGCATGGGTACCAGAAAGACATTCTCGAAACTCTGGGTGTTCTTGGCTGCCTCTGGATAGGAGAGCCATTCCTGGAAGAGCGTAGAGAAGGAATTGCGGTAGATTACTTTGCCCGAACGGTGGTCGCGCACGGTAATCTGTCCGTTACCTTCTACCGGCAACTCGCTGAGTCGCTGTTTCTTACCATACCAGCGTGGCAATACGTTCAACTCGTCAACGGCAATCAGCTGCTTGTCGCTGTTGCCGGCAAAAGTGTAATCAACTCTCAAAGTCTTGTCAACGAAATAATCGTCAAAATTCTGCGCCTTTACCTGGCTGGCTCCCATGAGCATGGCTAGGACTGCAAGTGAAAAGATATATTTCTTCATTGTCTATTATTTTATTTATCTGATTCTAATCTTCTTTATTATCTGATTCTGATTCTATCGCCAATCTTAATCTGATGGTCAACATCAAAATTGTTCATCTTGTAGAGATACTTCAGTCTGATACCATACTTCTGTGAGATGGTATACATACTTTCGCCGTTTCTTACGATGTGTGGACGATTCTTATACTGTTTTGGAGCCTTCTTGCGCTTCTTCTTGAGATAAATTACTTCTCCTCTGTGCAGAACGTCGTTCTTGTCTCGTTCGTTGTATTTGGCAAGCTTGCGCCAACTGATTTCTATTTCCTTACCCAATGCCTTGAAGGTATCGCCCTCGCGGGTAATCAGGTAATAGTTGTCATTGAACTTGTGGATAGGGTGCAGAAGTCCCTGGGCATTGACAGCCTGTTCTGTTCCGCTATGCTCGGCCATGAAACGGTCGAATCGCTTCGCCTTGTCATAGTCGAAGAGCTTGTAAAGTTCTATGATTTGTATCAGCTTGTTGGCATATTGCGGATTGGTGGCATAGCCACACTGTTTCAATCCTCGTGCCCACCCCTTGTAGTCGCGCTGTCCCAATTCGAAGAGACGGGCATAGCGTGGCTGTCTAGCCAGAAACTTGCTATGGTCTTCATAGCTGTCTCTGGCATCCTTGTAAACACGGAAGCACTCGCCGCGGGCATCGTCGTCGTGGTATTGGGTAGGGCCTGTCCAGTTGTGGCATTTGATGCCAAAATGGTTGTTTCCCTGCGTTGCCAAGACGCTCTTGCCAGCGCCGCTCTCAAAGAGTCCCTGCGCCAGAGTGATGCTGGCTGGAATATGGTAGCGGAGCATCTGTTCGATGGCGAGGTCCTTGTATTGGTTGATGTATGTCTGATAAGACTGATTCCATTTCATCTGCGCATGAGATGTAGCGCAGATGAGTAAAGAAATGCCTATTATATATGTTTTTATTCGATTCATAATGCAAAAATATAAAAAAAATCGGGAAAATCGTACATAATTTAAGTATTTTCACTATCTTTGCATAGAAATTAGAAAAAATGAAGGCATATAGAACAAAAATAGTGGTAGCATTGGGTTCTAACGTCAATCAGGAAGCCCATATCCAGCAAGCCAAGGCTTTGCTTGAAGCTACTTTTAATGATATGGAATTTGGCACTTCCTTATGGACCGAACCTATAGGAATATCATCTGATAAATTTCTGAATGTGATAGGAGTGGGATATACGAATGTAAATAAGGAACGTACTATTCTGGCTCTGAAAAACATGGAGCATAAATGTGGAAGAAGAATAGGAGAGAGTAGAAAGGGTATCATTGCCCTGGATATCGATTTGCTGCTCTTTGGTTCTGAGCGTTTGCACGAGGGCGACTGGAACAGGGGGTACATCAAGAACCTGCTTCTGCAATTGGGAGTTTCCGTGGACTGAGCTTTAGAAGATTTTTAAAGCTCAGTGGACGGAAGAATTGTGTGATTCCTGAAAGAATTGATGATTTCGGGAAGAAATTGATGATTCCGGGAAGGGGGTTATAGTTCCGGAATCGGATTTTCTTTTGTAAGGTGGAGCTCTATCACTTTACCTGTTTCTAATGATTTCTTTACGTTGATGAGCCGTTGGTTGCTGCTCCCTCTGAAAAAGAGGTCTTCATCACGAAGGTCCTTCATAAACGGACCATCTACCAATACGTCTATCAGTTTCAACAGCTCAAGTTGTTTGGGATTCTTCAGCAGATTCTCAAACTTGTAGCCGGTGAAGCACCAGATATCTTTATCGCTTTGCGCCCGGATGGCACGTGCCAACTCTGCAAAGCCTTCTGCCTGGAACATCGGGTCACCGCCGGTAAAGGTGACATTGGCGAATGGATCGTCCATGATTTCTTTCATGATCTCCTCCGTTGAGGTCATCGTGCCATGGTTGATGTCCCACGATTGAGGGTTATGGCATTCTGGACAATGGTTGGGACAACCGGCACAATAGATAGAGGTCCGGAAGCCCGGACCATCTACCATTGTATCGTGTACTATACTTAAAACGCTTATCATGACGGATGTTAAGAGTTTGGTGTGTCAATGTGGGTAACACGGTCGTGGAGCTCAGCCAGCTTGCCGCTGTTCCAACGGTCGGTGGTACCTACCAGGTAACCTGTAATTCGCTGCAACTTGTCGATGTGGCGGCTGCCGCACTTAGGGCAAACCTCAAGGTTGGCATCTGCATTCTCGTATCCGCAGTCGAGACAACGGTTACGGTTGTGGTTTACAGAGCCATAGCCCATGTTGTACTTATCCATCATGTCAACAACGCTTGCAATTACTGCAGGGTTGTGGGTTGCATCACCATCAATCTCTACATAGAAGATGTGGCCGCCACGGGTCAAATCGTGGTAAGGTGCCTCTATCTGTGCCTTTTTCATGGCGGTGCACTTGTAATATACTGGCACGTGGTTACTGTTGGTATAGTAATCGCGGTCGGTAACGCCAGGGATAATGCCAAACTGCTTGCGGTCTTTCTTGGTGAACTTACCGCTCAATCCCTCGGCTGGTGTAGCGAGGATAGAGTAGTTGTGATGATACTGCTCGCTGAACTCGTTTGCACGGTCGCGCATGTAGGTCACAATCTTTAATCCTAATTTCTGAGCTTCCTCGCTCTCGCCATGGTGATGACCGATGAGAGCTACGAGGCACTCTGCCAGACCGATGAATCCGATACCGAGTGTACCATGGTTGATGACGCTTTCGATGGTCTCCTCTGGCTTCAGCCTTTCTGCGCCCACCCAGAGATACTTCATCAGCAATGGGAACTGCTTAGCCATCGCTGTCTTCTGGAACTGGAAGCGCTCGTCGAGCTGCTTGGCTGTGATGTCGAGGATGTTGTCGAGCTTGGCAAAGAACATGTCGATGCGCTGCTGCTTGTTCTCGATGCCCATGCACTCGATGGCGAGTTTCACGATATTGATGGTAGAGAAACTCAAGTTACCACGAGCGATGCTGGTCTTCTCGCCCCAACGGTCTTCGAATACACGTGTGCGGCACCCCATGGTCGCGATTTCCCACTTGTAACGCTCAGGATCGTCGGCACGCCACTTCTCGTTCTGGTTGAAGGTAGCGTCGAGGTTGAGGAAGTTAGGGAAGAAACGACGGGCAGTTACCTTGCAGGCCAACTGGTAGAGGTCGTAGTTGCGATCTTCCTTCAGATAGTTTACGCCACGCTTTTTCTTCCAGATTTGGATTGGGAAGATGGCTGTCTCACCATTGCCTACACCCTCGTAGGTGCTCTGCAGAATCTCGCGCATGATGCAACGTCCCTCGGCGCTGGTATCTGTACCATAGTTGATAGATGAGAATACCACCTGGTTTCCGCCACGAGAGTGGATGGTGTTCATGTTGTGGATGAATGCCTCCATGGCCTGGTGTACGCGGTTCACGGTCTTGTTGATGGCATGCTGCTCAAGGCGGGCTTTGCCCTCAAGACCTGCGAGGTCTTTCTCCAAATAGTCGTCGATGGCGATGTCGTAGAGGTCGCTCAGGTCTTCGCC
The Segatella copri DNA segment above includes these coding regions:
- a CDS encoding anaerobic ribonucleoside triphosphate reductase, whose amino-acid sequence is MIQTVVKRDGRIVGFNEQKIMAAIRKAMLHTDKGEDSTLIEQIADHISYRGKSQMSVEAIQDAIEMELMKSARKDVAQKYIAYRNQRNIARKAKTRDVFMSIVNAKNNDITRENANMNADTPAGMMMKFASETTKPFVDDYLLSQDVRDSVMHNYIHIHDKDYYPTKSLTCVQHPLDVILEHGFTAGHGSSRPAKRIETAAVLACISLETCQNEMHGGQAIPAFDFYLAPYVRMSYKEEVKNLEKLTGEDLSDLYDIAIDDYLEKDLAGLEGKARLEQHAINKTVNRVHQAMEAFIHNMNTIHSRGGNQVVFSSINYGTDTSAEGRCIMREILQSTYEGVGNGETAIFPIQIWKKKRGVNYLKEDRNYDLYQLACKVTARRFFPNFLNLDATFNQNEKWRADDPERYKWEIATMGCRTRVFEDRWGEKTSIARGNLSFSTINIVKLAIECMGIENKQQRIDMFFAKLDNILDITAKQLDERFQFQKTAMAKQFPLLMKYLWVGAERLKPEETIESVINHGTLGIGFIGLAECLVALIGHHHGESEEAQKLGLKIVTYMRDRANEFSEQYHHNYSILATPAEGLSGKFTKKDRKQFGIIPGVTDRDYYTNSNHVPVYYKCTAMKKAQIEAPYHDLTRGGHIFYVEIDGDATHNPAVIASVVDMMDKYNMGYGSVNHNRNRCLDCGYENADANLEVCPKCGSRHIDKLQRITGYLVGTTDRWNSGKLAELHDRVTHIDTPNS